The following coding sequences lie in one Halanaerobiaceae bacterium ANBcell28 genomic window:
- a CDS encoding SpoIID/LytB domain-containing protein, with translation MLKKKIFLLFILLALTLFLIACEQPRVRGIRERDVLEAEPEVVVVLADGEKQTLGLEEYVVGVVAGEMKPDWPEDAYAAQAIIARTFAFRQMAESGTNEISGSYQFAQEYKPENITDVVIAAVEKTRGEVAVYNDDYINAWFHASAGGQTTSAQVGLDYEKDEPPYIISVESPDQEAPEDVQNWLVVFSLDEVTAAIAAMGEDVGTVENVSVQDSDETGRAIELNIEGTNGSATVRAGKFRNEIGSKELKSTMITDIDVVEDGFQFSGSGFGHGVGMSQWGAYAFAQEGKSPEEIVMYYFDNIEIVREYD, from the coding sequence ATGTTAAAGAAAAAGATATTTTTATTATTTATTTTATTAGCATTAACTCTTTTCCTAATTGCCTGTGAACAGCCCCGGGTAAGAGGTATTAGAGAAAGAGACGTGTTAGAGGCAGAACCGGAAGTTGTTGTTGTTTTAGCTGATGGAGAAAAGCAGACACTAGGTTTAGAAGAATACGTGGTTGGTGTTGTGGCTGGCGAGATGAAACCTGATTGGCCAGAGGATGCATATGCTGCACAAGCTATTATTGCTCGTACCTTTGCGTTTAGGCAAATGGCTGAAAGTGGGACTAATGAAATTAGTGGTAGTTATCAGTTTGCTCAGGAATATAAACCGGAAAATATCACTGATGTAGTGATCGCTGCCGTTGAAAAAACTAGGGGTGAAGTTGCAGTTTATAATGATGATTACATAAATGCGTGGTTTCATGCCAGTGCTGGTGGACAGACTACTTCCGCTCAAGTAGGACTTGATTACGAAAAGGATGAACCACCTTATATAATAAGTGTTGAATCCCCGGACCAGGAAGCGCCGGAAGATGTTCAAAATTGGCTTGTAGTATTTTCTCTAGATGAAGTTACTGCAGCAATAGCAGCTATGGGTGAAGATGTTGGAACAGTTGAGAATGTAAGTGTTCAAGATTCTGATGAGACAGGAAGAGCAATTGAATTGAATATTGAAGGCACAAATGGTTCGGCAACAGTTAGAGCAGGTAAGTTTAGAAATGAAATAGGATCGAAAGAGCTAAAATCTACTATGATTACAGATATTGACGTAGTTGAAGATGGTTTTCAGTTTTCTGGTTCTGGTTTTGGGCATGGGGTTGGAATGAGTCAATGGGGTGCATATGCCTTTGCCCAGGAAGGTAAATCTCCAGAAGAAATAGTGATGTATTATTTTGATAACATAGAGATAGTTAGGGAATATGATTGA